TTGGTTAAGACCGTCGACGACGACCCATGGGGGAAACCCTATAAGGTCGTTATGAAGAAGATCCGTGGGCCCCCGGCGACGGCAACGATGGGACCGCAAACAGTCCGCGACATCGCTGCCGTACTCTTCCCCCAAGGGGAAAGAGACGGGGAGCTTGCCTACGTCACGGGGGACCAGCCCGAGGACGTTGCGGAGTTCACTCAGGAGGAGGTTAGCGCCGCGGTCAGACGCTTCGGGAGTCGCGTCAGGGCGCCTGGACCGGACGGCATTCCAAGCCGGGTCTGGAGCGTCGTGCACGCGGCAAATCCCGGGCGTCTTGCTGGGGTGTTTAACCACTGCCTGGGGAGGGCATCTTCCCCGGACGGTGGAAGCGCGCTCGGCTAGCGCTTCTCGCCAAACCAGGGAAGCCGGAGGGGATGCCGTCTTCGTACCGCCCGCTGTGTCTGCTGGACGACGTAGGGAAGATCTTCGAGTTCCTGCTGGCGACCCGAATGAACAGCCACATGTCGACTTCCGGGGCCGGGCTGTCCGAGCGGCAGTTCGGTTTCCGGACCGGCTTGTGCACGGACGACGCGTTGCGGCTGCTTCGCGAGCGTCTCAACGAAGCCGTGAACGCCCGTCGTTACGCCGTCGCCGTGAGCCTGGACATTCGGAACGCCTTCAACTCCGTCGGGTGGGGTGTAGTGCGCGCGGCGTTGGTGCGTATGGGCTTCCCGCCATACGTCCGACGGGTGCTCGACTCGTACCTCAGCGACCGGGTCCTGCACGTGTGCGATGACAACGGCGGCGATCCAGTGTCGGTGGGGGTCACTTGCGGAGTCCCCCAGGGCTCCGTACTCGGACCGCTCCTGTGGAACGTCGCGTACGACACCGTGTTCCGCTTGCCGCTGCCCAATGGTGTCACCATCATCGGGTATGCGGACGACATGCTTGTCGTGTCGGAGGGGAACACGCTGTCGGCGTGGCAGGACCGGGCGAACGCGGCCTTGGCTGCGGTCGCCAGACAAATAGGGGACTTGGGACTGAAACTTGCCGTCGACAAGTCGGAGGCGGTGGTCTTTAAGTCCCAGTATGGTCCGGCTGACCTGAGGTTACGGATCGGGGACCAGGCCGTCCAGCTGTGCGCGACCCTCAAATACCTGGGGATCGTGCACGAAGCCAAGGGGACGCTTTACACGGCGCACTATCGCTACGCGGCCGACAAGGCACGGCGAGTGATGGCGGCCCTGCGCGGGCTGATGCCGAACATCGGCGGCCTCCGCGAGATCAGGTGGCACCTACTGGTGAGTGTCGTGCATTCAGTGATGTTGTACGGCGCTCCGACGTGGGGCGCTGACCTGCGTCTCAGCCGGACGGGTCCCAAAGCGTTGGCAGCGGTCCAGTGCTTGGGCGCCATCGGCAGCGTTAGTGCGTACCGGACGATGTCCCTCGAGGCAGCGACAGTCGTCGCGCGCATCATCCCCATCGTCCTGATGGCCGAAGAACGATACGCGTCGTTCGAGGCCAGAAGGGAAAGGCGGCTGGCAGGGATTGGCGACGGAGGCCCTCTCCCCCCCGGCGAGCACGCCAAGCCGGCAGACACCCCTCAGTCGCTGAGGGCTCGTGTGCTGGCGGTGTGGGCCCGGGAGATGCGGGGTGCGGCGCCACCTGCGGACAGCGGACGCGAGTGGATCCGAACCCTGATCCCCCCGGACCTGCTCGTCTGGTGGATGACCAGAAGGCACGGCGAGATGTCCTTTCACCTCACCCAGCTGATGACGGGGCATGGTTGTTTCAACTGGTTTCTCCGGAGGATCAACGCCCTTCACACCCTCGTTCACTGCGAAGCGTTCGAGGTGGAGAGGCGGCGCTTGGTCGACGCGATAGGACCCCTCGATCCGAGCCATCTGGTCCCCAGAATGCTGGAGAGTCCTGCAAACTGGGAGGCGGTGGCCCGCTTCGTGAGGGATGTGATGGTCCTTAAGGAGGGCGCTGAGCGGGACAGGCAGTTCCGGCAGGGGGTGGCTCCGTCAAGGCGTCGGAGATGACGGCTACGCGGCGCTCCGGTGAGCATCGTCGGCCCGTTACCAGCGGCTCCTTTGAGAAAGGCCGCGAGAaccaatcatattatttttatattcgattGTTGCTGTTACTTGTGTGAGGGGTTGGGTTCGGGGGATTGTCCCGACCCCGCCCCACTATAATAAGACACGTGATTGCCGAGGGTCAGGGCACTGGGTGGGGTATTGTCCCATTCATGCTCGCCCCTGGTTATCACGGTCATGTACGTGTAAATcgttgttttgtttgtttaataaacGATGGCGACTCACCACCCGAAGTATTGCTTTACGGCGTTTCCAGGTGGTGGGTGTATCGccgattcaaaaaaaaaaaaaaaaaaggttaggttaggttaggttaggttaggttggttaggttaggtctacCGAACTGTCTCCCATGAGGCAGCAGAGGTGGAATCCAACATGCCCCCCCTGAAACTGATGGCCGAGGAGAGAACCAAGGTTTACAATGGCATAGACATATTTTTGGCGAAAGCTCAACTGGCCAGCGCCTGGCAAGCCAGCTGGACAACGGCCGAAAATGGTAGGTGGACATTCCGCCTGATAAGCAACCTTGGACCCTGGATAGAGAGGAAACACGGCGATGTGTGCTTTCATCTGAGCCAGGTGCTAACAGGGCACGGTTGTTTCAACCACTACCTTAAGCGTCCCCGACAGACGAGTGCTCGCAGTGCGGCACGTCCCCGGACACGGCGGAACACGCTGTATTTAACTGTGACGCGTGGTTCAACTGGCGCAGGGAAGCCTGCGCTTACCTTGGTGTAAATCAATTAACCCCGGAAAACATGGTTGGGGTCATGCTTGAGTCCCACGACTCGTGGCGCAGGGTCGCATCCCTACTAAGGAGGATAATGACTACCAGAGAGAAGGAAGAAAGAAGACGGCAACATGCAGCACGAGAGCCAGCAAGATAGCTAGATGCCAGTGATGACAGCACGTCGGAGGCGTCACCGACCACACTCTTGCTTTCTTACAACACCCGGGCGGGACGGCGATCACGGCATCGAAGCAACCGAACAGGAACCTGCgctttattactattattattattattattattatttgtaacctGTACTTTATtcgtgtttatattatgtaattgttgttattattgaaataaggGGTTATGCCGGTCCAGAGGGAAGTAATGGCGCAAGCTAGTCCCCCTCTGGTCCGTGATTCGTGAGGGCCAATGCTGGAGAGTTTACTCCCAGTGTGcccttacaaaaaaaaaaaaaaaaaaaaggttaggttaggttaggttctcccCCGACGGGACCCACCTTGACGTGGTGGGGGAGCTTGCGGGCCTTTAAAAGCCTTACCAAGCGGTCCCAAACCCGACTGTGACCTTAACCggttaaggttaggttaggttaggtcggAGCTCACTGAGCTGGTCCTTACCTTCACTGGTAGGGATCGGCAGGCCCGGTCCACTTGCAACCACATGCAAACGGACTCAGAAGGCAACTGCAAATGGCTGGAACCCGATTGAGCACATTTTACCTTGTTCATTACCCAATTGAGCATAGATACAATTAAACAAtagaaatctaaaatataacacgattgagcatagaaATAAGTACAATGTTGCCGTTCCATTAaagttcatttgttttataaatatataatataattcatatccTATACAAATTAGtcttaaagttaatttatatatttgatttgaatatttgtattatgtgtCAACGTTTTAAAGTGGTATCCCTAAATACTTGTTTCtcacttttaataaatattttagtaaatctttagaacatttatttcttaaatattcatCGTAAGCCATTATAGTTGCATTAATTTTTTGCATTTCAATAAAACTCATACTTTTATAACTGTCGGTTTCAATTAACCGAATTTTTGTCATCGTTTCAGCTTGCGTTTCTTGTAAAACCATAATTACCAAGTGTATGTGTGGGTGAGACTTATAAAATTGTGAATTGTAAGTTCTATGAAAATTTTCAACAGCGTTGGTTGtcctaaaaaaaacatttcatagaaattaaattaacattttttttatatttaatataattagattttggATGATCTACCTTGGATCAAACATAGGTTCTTTAGCCCATATATTTGGGGGAAATGGAGATTCatcatctatataattattgaaaacataatCGCTAAATTCTGAGCAGACTTTATCATTTGGGCAGACACTCATGAGTTCGACGAATGCATCGGCTACTTCATGATTAGGTAAAAAAGCTAACCCAAAAAAACTCTTAAGCCAATTTCCTAGTTCgtcgttttcttttttatagGCTATTCTGAGAATAGAATCGCtgtttatctataataataattaagcatGTATAATTCTTTGATTcgaaattattttgaacttacTTTTCGCCACCATGATTGTCCTAAATGAAATCGACAAGctattaattgtacattttcaaaaacttcaTACGCGGCTTGGTGGGCTGCCTTTTCAAAGTCaacgtgtaatttttttaatatgaactgACTTCCTGTATATTCAACACATAAGTTTTGTAGGAAtatccacatttttttatatgtatcttttgattttttaaataaaaaaaaataaaccaacggCAAATAATAGCAATTTTTAAATCCATGAATAGTATAtagttgttcaaaatatttgggtGCGTAATTAAATGTACCATCGGcgaaaaaatcaatacaatcatgCTTAATCATAAATAGTAGGTTGAAATCAGAAGTAATGCATACAAAACTATTGTCTCCGGGAAATATGTATGAATGGTTGTCCACGAAACTTAAAATCATCTTgagttttcattaaattaaactgtaaaaaaacGTCTTCCGGTGACTTAGGCAATTTGGGAAGTACTTTTCGTCGTCTATCGTCCATAGCTTTACGAAccgtttttaaatctttatgaaCAATTGaagattgtttatttaaaagttcACTTCTAATCAACTTTAAAGGTTGAGTTGATAGTGACTCTTCAGCACGTCTTTTACAATTTTCACGTAATACTTGCCTTTCTAATTTATTAGGTGAATTTCCTTTATGTTTATGTTGTCCACTTGATTTAATAACGATATTTTTATCTGGTCCAGAATAAATTATAgctgtacaattattttttgtgcaTCGCCATTTTAATAACTCGCCTTTTTTAATCGATCCAATAAATCTGTACTTAAAAGTACCAACATTGGCTAATTCTTTTCCTCTCTcggataaaataacttttatttcacTATTGTCCATCGCGTTCtacgtatataaaaaaagttatctaaaataaaactgtgtAACGTACTAACGCTTAACGACGAACGACCACTAACCACTAACGCCTGATAGTATTGAGTCTAAGTTACTTATATTTTGGCAATACAAAAGCCCActtctatatgactatatattatatagataacaaATAATATCCAATCTTACAGTCGTACAGATAATCTTAATTGGCGTAATCGACAATGCATGAGTGTACCTATTTCGACGATTATGTCGATCCTAATTTCCTACACGactcgtatattatttatcgatTATACTCGTGCCGCTTTCAAAAGATGGAAAACCACGATTGAAAATAATCACCATTCTATGTTAAATACCTCCCATACGACTAGTAAAGCACAAAGATTGACAAATATTCCCACCGgctttatatataggtactagtatTTCAAAATACGAGTGTAGCCTAGCTGGTTGTAGTCGGACAGAAAAATTGGCAACGTTGCATTCATTTGACTGTGCTCAATCGGGTTGTTAAGAAATATGGATCGTGCTCAATCGGGTTGTTTCAAAATAGGGACCGTGCTCAATCGTGTTTCACCGCTGCAAATAGACCCCCTGTCAGTAGGGTAAAAATGACAGAAGGCCACTGTAAACCCAATATGAACAAAGAAATTGAGATAATTGTTACTCCTTCAGGGCAACAGGATGTCCAGGAGGCGGCAGCGGTGAGTGGACCCGGGGTAACACCCGGCTCCAACGTAACGGCCTCACTGTGGTCGTCATCAAATGACCGTGAGAGTGTGGGGGTGGACAGCCTAGCCCTCGCAACTCCAATAACTACTAGTGCTGATTCAGAGAACTCCTCGGATGTTGCTACAATTCACAGCTCAGTGAGGGAGCTTAAGAAATTCCTCACTACGCAGGACGGGGGCTACAAACTCTTGCTCAAGAAAGCGCATTGCCTGGAGCAAGTGTCCAGCAAGATTAGGAGCACTGACGCGAAGTCGGCGATCGATGAGGTTCTTGCTGTGATTGCCGGCCTCAAGGCGAGCCGAGATCAAGTGCACATCGCGTTCAACACTATGGCCCAGCGGATGCCAAAGAGCGATAAGATACAGGGTGCTTTAGCGACTAAACCAACTGGCATAAACATGTCTACACAGACCATGGCCAAACCAACAGCGAACACCTGTGATGAAGCGACGGATACACCGTGCTGGTGGGAAAACTCATCCGAACGTCGTCAGCCATTGGAGAGGCAGATCCAGAGTTAACGGCCAGTGCACGGCACCAACAAGACTGTCCCGGTGAGAGAGCAGCGGAGCCAGGCAACCCCGATCCAGGCCGGAAACGATCCGGAATTCACGGTTGTCAGGAAAAGAAAGCGAAGAGGCAAgagaggttaggttaggttaggttataaaatTCTAACTGCCAAGCCCCAAAAAACGGGCACGACTGCACCACAACCACTGAAGCCTGCCGCCCGGACTCTCAGGCGTCCTCCCAAAACGCAAGCAGTGGTGATCGAGAAGCCGCCAAACAAGTCGTATGCGGACATTGTCAGAGAGGTGAATGAGTCCGCCCAGCACGAGTCCCTAACCTTCGACATCACAACCAGGAGAGCGAAGTCGGGCAACCTGGTCCTGGTGACTAGCGACTAGGATCAGGCCGACAGCTTGGCTAGTGCCTTAAAGCGCCGCTTCGGAGAATCCAGGGGTATCTGGCGCCCATCCCAGAGTGTCGCCTTGCTACTAATCGGCATCGAGGACTCAGTCGACGAAGCCGAGCTCAAGAGTGCTCTTGAGGCACACGACCCTGATCTAAAGGCGTCAAACGAGACCAGGATCCGTGAGGGTCATAATGGAGTTAGGACGGCAATAGTAAGGATGCCGATCTCTGCAGGGCTGAAACAAGTCGACCGTAAGAAACTAAGGATTAACTGGGCCACCTGCCGCATCAAGGAGATGTCGTCTAAGCACAAAGGGTGTGCCAGGTGGTCCGCCCACGACATTGCAGCTGGTGACTGTAAGGGCAACCTAACCAGGAAGTGTTTCAGATACAAGGAAGTCGGGCATCTTATATCATCTTGTAAATCTCCCAACCAGAGTGTCCACCCCGGAGAGTCAGACAAAAGCCAGCGCGCCGCCGGTGGTTAAGATGCTGCAGGTGAATCTTAACCACTGCTGGACGGCACAGCAACTCCTGGCCCAAACAGTCGTCGACCGGAACATCGATGTTCTACTCATCTGCGACTACTACCGGGGCTTTGGTGACGACCCACGTTGGGTCGACAGTGCTGACCACAAGTGCGGGTTGCTCGTCACCAGTCGTCGCGCAATGCCCATCACGGACAAAGGAGCCGGAGCAGGCTACGCTTGGGCCAGGATTGGCGGCACCTACTATTTCAGCTGCTACTGGACGCCGAATTGCACACTGCAGGAATTCGACAACTTCCTAAACGGAGTTGAATGGGCCATTTGGAATTCGGTGGACAACCTACTTGTTGCTGGCGACTTCAACGCCCACTTGTCGGAATGGGGTTCTGCTAGGGACGATGCTAGGGGCTCGCTGTTGTCCGGCTTAGCATCATCTCTGGGCCTTCTAGCTTACAACGTGGGCTCTGAGCCAACTTACAGCCGAGTCAATGCGGAGTCGGTCATCGATGTGACATTTGCTCGCTTCCTACCGAACGCAAATCCCCTAGTCGAGAACTGGTCTGTCCTCACGGATCTTGACTCAGCCAGTGACCACTCCTACGTGGAGTTTAGTGTGATTTATTTGTTTGGAGCTTCAGCCGCGGCACCGGTCGTCCACCCTGGGGCAGCCAAAGCCTGGGCGACCAAGAAGCTCTCCCCTGTTGCCCTCGAAGAACATTGGAGACGCACTAGAGGGGCTTCACTTCCACTACCAACGTCCGCGCCCGCTGAGGATCATGTGGCCCAGCTACAACAGTACCTAGTTGACTCCTGCGACGCCGCGATGCCACGCAGAACCATATTCCAGGGAAAGAGAGCAGTGCACTGGTGGTGCAAGGAAATCGCGGAGTTGCGGAAATCATCCATCGCTGCCCGTAGATGATACCAGCGCGCGGGTCGCCGGGCGGATACCACCGATCGCGAAGCGGCTTTTGAAGCATATAACCTAGCTAGGAAGCAGCTCAGGCTTGCCATTAGAAAGGCGCAGGAAGCTAGCTGGAAAGAACTTTGCGACAGGGTCGTGAGCGACCCGTGGGGCGTACCATATAGGCTGGTGATGAAGAGGCTTGGACGTCGTCGTCCAGCCATGAACAATTCGGCCGCGCTGAACATCGCGCGGGGTCTATTCCCAGCGCTACCGCCGGTTGATTGGACAAAGATCCCGCTCGTAGTAGGTGAATCCGCAGAGCTCGTTCCGTTGGAGGACGAGGCAGCCCTGCCGTTCACGAGGGAAGAGCTGAAACTAGCAGCTGGGAAACTTCCTTCGGGGAAGGCACCCGGACCCGATCAGGTCCCAAATGAGTTAAATAAGATGGCAGTACTGGGACATCCAGAACTATTCCTCAGCACCTATAATGCGTGCATCCGGTCGGGTGTCTTCCCGGATCGTTGGAAGCGTGcctaaacctaacctaacctaacctaacctaaccagccGTCAAGCTACAGGCCTATAAGTCTCCTTGACGGTGCAGGAAAACTATTGGAGAGACTTCTCCTCAGAAGGCTTGAGAAGCACATCGACTCAGTTAGCGGACTCAGCGATTCCCAGTTCAGCTTCAGGAACTCCAGATCAACGACAGACGCTATCGCTAGAGTCCTGGAAATGGCTAGGGCAGCCGGCTCCGGGGCAGTTCAGGACAGGGACCTATGTGCTGTCGTCACCTTAGACGTCAGAAATGCTTTCAATTCGGCACCCTGGAAGTTGATAGACGCTGCGCTGCAGAGGTGTAACACTCCAGAGTACCTGATTAACGTCATCCGATCGTATATGTCAAACCGTTCAGTCCTCATTGGCAGTGACCCCAACACGGACGCAGCGCACCTGCCTGTGACGTGTGGCGTTCCACAAGGGTTAGTCTTGGGCCCCACCCTTTGGAACATCTTCTATGATGGGATCCTATGACTTGAGGTTCCTAGCCCACCCAAGCTCATCGCGTTCGCCGACGATGTGGCCGTTGTTGCAGTGGGCCACAATGCGGAGCTATTGGAGAAGGCCATGAACCCAACACTCTCGGCCGTCAGCACCTGGCTGTCCGATAATGGACTATCTCTAGCCCCAGAGAAGTCGGAGAGCATCGTCCTGACGAAAAAGCACGCGTATCGCCCACCAGTGTTTGTTGTGAACGACTGCCCGGTCCCTGTTAAGCGGTCAATCCGTTACCTTGGTGTCCACTTCGACACCAGACTGTCCTTCGTGGAGCATTCGCGCATTGTAGCAGCTGGAGCTAAGAAGGCAGCAACGGCCCTAGGTAGACTGATGCCGAACGTCGGAGGTTCGACCAGTCAAAGCGCCAACTACTGATGAGCGTTGTACATATTAGGTTGCTGTACGGGGCCCAGGTCTGGGCGGACGACGTTTCTGGTACCGAGAAGTTCAAAAGTCTAATGACCCAAGCGCAGAGGTGTGCTGCCTTGAGAGTAGCTCGTCGTTACCGCACGGTCTCGGACATTGCAGCATTGGTATTGGCCCGAATGCCTCCAGCCCCACATTTGGCACACGAACGCAAGAATTTTGCGGAGTTGAGGAGAGCAGGATTTCCCAGCGTCAAACCTGAGCTGCACAAGGAGGTTATCCGACAGTGGCAGTCCACGTGGGACGCCACAACCAAGGGCTTTTGAACCAAAAGGCTAATCCCGGACTTAGCCAGATAGTGGTACCATGGACCCAAGACAGTCTCATACCATATGTCCCAGGCCCTGATAGGTCACGGCTGCTTCCAGGCATACCTAATGGAGAGGTTTAGGGCACACAGCCCTGCTTGCGTGCACTGTACTGCCCCCCACGACGACGCAGAACACACAATTTTCTCATGCCCCTTCTGGGATGATGCCCGAGGGGATCTCACGCAGTCTCTCGGCAGACCGCCTCGCTCCGAGGATGTCACCGACCTGCTGTGCAATCCTGAGTTGAACGATGTTCCAACGGAGAAACAACTGCGGGGCAGAGCGATAGCTGCAGCAAAGAAAAACTCCATCCTCTTCAATGAGATGGTAGAGACAATCCTGGGCCAAAAGGAGATCGGAGAGGACCCGTCAGAAAGCTGTGGTTGCAGTTCCTGATGCCTGAAGCAAAAACCATATGTAGTTAAGTTTTACTTTATTGTAGGCCGAAGGCCCCACACAGGGTGGTTAGAGGCCCCCgtaattttgattgtttaaaatataatttattattacaatgtaaatattaattatcgtcAATAAACGATGTGACTAGGGAGGCCGCAATGGGAAAACCATATTTCCCTCCCTAGCCAcgattccaaaaaaaaaaaaggttaggttaggttaggttaggttaggtgtttATCTGCACAAATACTGCAACCACGCGACAGATGCGTGTGCGCAATGTGGCACGACGCCGGACACTCCAGAACACGCCGTGTTCCAGTGCGATGCCTGGAACAGATGGCGAACGGAAGCCTGCGTCTACCTGAAGGT
This genomic window from Metopolophium dirhodum isolate CAU chromosome 1, ASM1992520v1, whole genome shotgun sequence contains:
- the LOC132953543 gene encoding uncharacterized protein LOC132953543 — encoded protein: MWIFLQNLCVEYTGSQFILKKLHVDFEKAAHQAAYEVFENVQLIACRFHLGQSWWRKINSDSILRIAYKKENDELGNWLKSFFGLAFLPNHEVADAFVELMSVCPNDKVCSEFSDYVFNNYIDDESPFPPNIWAKEPMFDPRTTNAVENFHRTYNSQFYKSHPHIHLVIMVLQETQAETMTKIRLIETDSYKNFYCLIVSMLNWVMNKVKCAQSGSSHLQLPSESVCMWLQVDRACRSLPVKVRTSSVSSDLT
- the LOC132953544 gene encoding uncharacterized protein LOC132953544 produces the protein MLQVNLNHCWTAQQLLAQTVVDRNIDVLLICDYYRGFGDDPRWVDSADHKCGLLVTSRRAMPITDKGAGAGYAWARIGGTYYFSCYWTPNCTLQEFDNFLNGVEWAIWNSVDNLLVAGDFNAHLSEWGSARDDARGSLLSGLASSLGLLAYNVGSEPTYSRVNAESVIDVTFARFLPNANPLVENWSVLTDLDSASDHSYVEFSVIYLFGASAAAPVVHPGAAKAWATKKLSPVALEEHWRRTRGASLPLPTSAPAEDHVAQLQQYLVDSCDAAMPRRTIFQGKRAVHWWCKEIAELRKSSIAARR